The following DNA comes from Peribacillus sp. FSL E2-0218.
AATTCATATGCACAATTATTTCATGATGATGCAATATGTACTCTAACACGCCCATCTCTAACTGGCTCAATCGTTCCCGCTGCTGGGATAAACGCTTCAGAAAAGCTTGCATGAACTCACCCTCTTTATAAGGAATCAGACCTTATAGTCTATCATAATCGTAAAATAGAAAAGTAGGAAGTTGTAATTTTTATAAGAAGACGATTTAAATGGGTGAAACACTTTAAGGGTTTAATGATAAAGCTTATGGTTGTCCGTTATCCAAATAAAGAGCGGTGCCTGGCAAATGGCAGGCACCGCTTCGTTATCAAATGAAAAAGCAGCTTACATATCGTGGCCGCTATTATGCTTTTGACGGGAATGCTGTCTATTTTTCACCTTATGGGAACCGCTTAACGGAGCAGGTTGACCTGGGTTATTCCCTTTAGGTGCATTTTTTCGAATATCTTTGCCATCATTTTTGTTCATATGCTGATCCCTCCTATATCTTAAGATAAGCAATTCGGGGATTTTTATTCACATACATATATTTGTAACCCTCGTACATCCTATGAGTGATACTAATTAAGGAGCTGAATCACATTGCAGGATAAACAAGATAAACGCAGGGCATTCCAGGAAGCACAGCAAAGTTACCAACAGGTGTTTGATGCATATTCTTCAATCGAAAAGACGGCACCGAATTATGGAACGGAATTGAAGCATGTGAAGCAGGAAGTGAACGAGGCTTACCAGCAAATACAAACTGCCTTGGTTACCGCTTCTGAGCACCAACGGGATCAATTGAAACAATTCGAGCAGGATATTTCTGCAATCGTCCAAGAAGTGAATTCTGAGGACTGATGGATGTCTGATTTGAGGGGTGAAAAGGCTTTTTGAACATGTGATTTTCAAAAAGCCTTCCTTTATTAATGCCTGAAAATTGATATTATTGGTTTTTCTTTCTTTTTTTGTTGTTTTGTCTTTGTTCTTCCGATAATGGCGGTTCATTTCCCAATTCATCATGGTATCCTGTCCCATTACCTTGTGCTTTTGCTGCATTCATCCCTGGTATGACATGATTTGCCTTTTGTTTTGACATTTCGACACCTCCACCAATAGAATGTGATAATGCGGAATGATTATGTATGTTTGCCTAATATGTTTTGTTGGAATAATTTCTCAGCTTGTATATGGGGTTTTTTTCACCAATTGGAAGGCGGGTAAGGCTCTTAAACGTCACTTTCATATAAAAAGGAATTATTAACATAAGTGAAACTTATCAAAAACAATAACTTTCTTGTTATTTACTTATACTCATTTCTATATTAGTATTAAGTTGAAGGAAGAGTTAGGGTGGGAGAACAGAGAGAAAATTCGACAAACTAACTTTTTTGTTTATATTTATTGGTAAACATGGTTTCAGTGAACCAGGTTTTACTTTCATGTGCAGAATAAGTTGTTCTGACAGTTTAATAGGGGGTAATATTCATGACGAAAAATGACGTGTACCAATCGCGTAAATCCTTCGAAATTGAAGGGAAACGCTACAACTACTACAGCCTAGACGCTATTGAAAAAGCAGGGGATGGCAAAGTTTCACGCCTTCCATATTCCATTAAAGTATTACTTGAGGCAGTTCTGCGCCAAGTGGACGGAAGAGTTATCACAAAAGAACATGTTGCGAACCTTGCTAAATGGGGAACAAGCGAGCAACAAGATATAGATGTACCTTTCAAGCCTTCACGTGTCATCCTTCAAGATTTCACGGGTGTGCCGGTTGTTGTAGATTTAGCTTCTCTACGTAATGCCTTCGCGGCCCTTGGTGGAGATCCAGACAAAATCAACCCGGAAATTCCAGTTGACCTTGTAATCGACCACTCAGTCCAAGTTGATAAAGCAGGTACTATGGATTCCCTTGATGCCAATATGGATCTTGAATTCGAACGTAATGCAGAGCGTTACCAGTTCCTAAGCTGGGCTCAAAAATCATTCAACAACTACCGTGCGGTTCCGCCAGCGACTGGTATCGTTCACCAAGTTAACCTTGAGTACCTTGCGAACGTAGTACACGCAGTTGAAACTCCAAACGGCGACTTCGAAGTATTCCCTGATTCTGTATTCGGTACGGATTCACATACGACAATGATCAACGGTATCGGTGTTCTTGGTTGGGGCGTCGGCGGTATCGAAGCTGAAGCAGGCATGCTTGGACAGCCATCATACTTCCCAGTTCCAAAAGTGGTTGGTGTTAAGCTAACTGGCCAACTTCCTAAAGGAACGACAGCTACTGACCTTGCTTTGAAAGTAACGCAAGTTCTTCGTGCACACGGCGTAGTTGGTAAATTCGTTGAGTTCTACGGCCCAGGAGTAGGATACCTTCCGCTTGCTGACCGTGCAACAATCGCTAACATGGCTCCTGAATACGGTGCTACAGTCGGTTTCTTCCCAGTTGATGCAGAAGCGATCGATTACATGCGCTTAACAGGCCGTGATGAAAAACAAATCCAAGTGGTTGAATCTTACTGCAAAGAAAACGGCTTGTTCTATGCTCCTGAAAACGAAGATCCAGCATACAACGATGTAGTGGAAATCGATCTTTCAGCAATCGAACCAAACCTTTCAGGCCCTAAACGCCCGCAAGATTTGATTCCGCTTTCTCAAATGAAGAAATCTTTCCATGATGCCATCAATGCACCAATGGGTAACCAAGGCTTCGGCATGGACAATTCCGAATTGGATAAAGAAGTGACTGTTAAATTCGCCGATGGCAAAGAATCGGTCATGAAAACTGGTGCGATCGCAATTGCTGCAATCACGAGCTGTACAAATACTTCAAATCCATACGTAATGCTTGGAGCAGGTCTGATCGCTAAAAAAGCGGTTGAAAAAGGCTTGACAGTTCCGGATTATGTAAAAACATCATTGGCACCAGGCTCTAAAGTTGTTACTGGTTACCTTCGTGATGCAGGTCTTCAACCATACCTTGATCAATTAGGATTCAACGTAGTCGGTTATGGCTGTACAACATGTATCGGTAACTCAGGTCCATTAGCGGACGAAATTGAAGCAGCTGTTGCTGAAGCCGATCTTCTGGTAACTTCAGTACTTTCAGGTAACCGTAACTTCGAAGGCCGTATCCATCCGCTTGTGAAAGCAAACTACCTTGCTTCTCCAACTTTAGTTGTGGCATATGCCCTTGCAGGTACTGTGGACTTCGATCTTAACAATGATTCACTTGGTAAAGATAAAGATGGCAACGATGTATACCTTGCTGATATCTGGCCATCACAAGAAGAAGTAAACGCTGCTGTTAAAGCAACGGTTACACCGGAATTATTCCGTAAAGAATACGAAACAGTATTCAACGATAACAAACGTTGGAATGAAATCCAAACAAGCAACGAAGCGATTTACGCTTTCGATTCCAAATCAACATACATTCAAAATCCTCCGTTCTTTGAAGGATTATCACCAGAACCAGGTTCAGTTAACCCGCTTTCTGGCTTGCGCGTTGTAGGTAAATTCGGTGATTCAGTAACTACTGACCACATTTCTCCTGCAGGTGCAATCGGTAAAGATACACCAGCTGGTATCTACCTTCGTGAAAACGGTGTGAAACCGCGTGACTTTAACTCTTACGGTTCTCGTCGCGGTAACCACGAAGCAATGATGCGCGGAACATTCGCAAACATCCGTATCCGTAACCAAGTGGCTCCAGGTACAGAAGGCGGATTCACGACTTACTGGCCGACAGGCGATGTAATGGCTATCTATGATGCTTGCATGAAATACAAAGCTGATGGAACAGGTCTTGCCGTTATCGCTGGTAAAGACTACGGTATGGGAAGCTCTCGTGACTGGGCTGCAAAAGGCACGAACCTTCTTGGCATCAAAACGGTCATCGCTGAAAGCTTTGAACGTATTCACCGTTCTAACCTTGCATTGATGGGTGTTCTTCCTCTTCAATTCAAAGAAGGCGAAAACGCTGAAACGCTTGGATTGACTGGTAAAGAAGCGATTGCTGTTAAAATCGACGAAACCGTTAAACCGCGTGATATCGTAACCGTTACAGCTACTGATGAAGCTGGAAACGTGAAAGAATTTGATGTACTTGTTCGTTTCGACTCAGAAATCGAAATCGACTACTACCGTCATGGCGGTATCCTTCAAATGGTACTGCGCAATAAATTAAAAGGCTAATTCGGCCCTTTTGGAATCGGTAAACCTAGAATCTAGGTTTACCGATTCTTTTTTTGTGTCAAGATTATGAAGGCGGGCGAATAACATGAAACGAATACAGGGGTTTCACTATTCCCCATGTCTTTTTATTGTTAAAATGAAAAAGGGAAGTTGTTCTATTTCTGGAAATGGCTTAATAACTTTATTGTATTGGGACTAGGGGGACAAAAGTGTATGCTTAAAAAAATTATCGCCTCAGTGCTCTTACTGTCACTGATTGGAATTGCGATTGTACAAGCGATGGATAATGAACCAAACAACCATGGGAAAAAGGATTCATTGGGCGGTTTGAAAATAGGAGCTAAAGCGCCCAATTTCACCTTGGAGACCTTGGATGGAAAACAAGTTGAATTGGCTGATTATAAAGGGAAAAAGGTTATGCTGAATTTTTGGGCAACGTGGTGCCCGCCCTGCAAAAAAGAAATGCCGGATATGGAGCAATATACGAAGCAAGCAGGTGATGATGCCATCGTTCTTGCAGTCAATATAGACCCTGAAAACGATGTACGGTCATTTGTGAAGGAAAATAAAATCACCTTCACCATACCTCTTGATAGCAACAGTGCAAAAAATCCAGTGAATGAGCAGTATAAAGTGCTAAGCATTCCGACTACATATTTCATCGACAAGAAAGGCAAGATCAGTCACAAAGTGATATCAGCCATGCAGCTTAAAGATATGGAACGATACATGAATAGCATGCAGTAGCGGGACCTTTAAAGGTTCCGTTTTTTTCGTTGAATGATTGCTTGTTAACAAAGTTGTCAAAAATTAAAAATAATATTGTTAAAATTCAAAATTTTTGGTTAATAAAGATAAGAAAAGGGTTAAAGTATAAAGAGGGGCAAAGTAAGGAATGATTGATGCTATTAAAAGTCAGATAATTATGACAATTTATTGTTGTAAAACCATATAGTCATAATTTTACGTTAATTTGGCAATGCTGAATCATATACTAAAAAAAGTAGGTGAAAACATGAAAAAAAGAAAAAGAACATTTGAAGAATTGATCAAAGAAAACAAAAGGGAATTAATGATGGACCTTAAACAAATGGAAAGACTAGAGGAACGCCTTGAAAAAAAACATATGCAAAAAGCTGAGTAACCAAGAGGGTTCATTAGCTAAATATGAGTCAGTACGTTGTCTTCAATCGTGCTGGCTTTTTATTTTGCGCTTTTCAAAATCTGGCACTCATGAATTGCTTCCTTTTCACCCATTATAATAGAAGGAGGCGATAAAATGAGTAATCCAAAAAAAGATTCCAAACACTTTAGACCAAGCCATCTTGGAACACAGCCAAGGGAAGCTGGAAGCAATAACGGTAAGCAAATGCAGGATAAATCCGGGAAGCATGCCCAGGTGATTCAGACAAAAGGCGAATGACGAAGGATTAGCGCGAATTGATAATATTATTATGTAAACCATTTTTTTGATTAGGGGTGAAAACCAATGGATTCATTCAAACATAATCAGGATAACCGTTT
Coding sequences within:
- a CDS encoding small acid-soluble spore protein P encodes the protein MNKNDGKDIRKNAPKGNNPGQPAPLSGSHKVKNRQHSRQKHNSGHDM
- the sspO gene encoding small acid-soluble spore protein O, which produces MSKQKANHVIPGMNAAKAQGNGTGYHDELGNEPPLSEEQRQNNKKRKKNQ
- the acnA gene encoding aconitate hydratase AcnA gives rise to the protein MTKNDVYQSRKSFEIEGKRYNYYSLDAIEKAGDGKVSRLPYSIKVLLEAVLRQVDGRVITKEHVANLAKWGTSEQQDIDVPFKPSRVILQDFTGVPVVVDLASLRNAFAALGGDPDKINPEIPVDLVIDHSVQVDKAGTMDSLDANMDLEFERNAERYQFLSWAQKSFNNYRAVPPATGIVHQVNLEYLANVVHAVETPNGDFEVFPDSVFGTDSHTTMINGIGVLGWGVGGIEAEAGMLGQPSYFPVPKVVGVKLTGQLPKGTTATDLALKVTQVLRAHGVVGKFVEFYGPGVGYLPLADRATIANMAPEYGATVGFFPVDAEAIDYMRLTGRDEKQIQVVESYCKENGLFYAPENEDPAYNDVVEIDLSAIEPNLSGPKRPQDLIPLSQMKKSFHDAINAPMGNQGFGMDNSELDKEVTVKFADGKESVMKTGAIAIAAITSCTNTSNPYVMLGAGLIAKKAVEKGLTVPDYVKTSLAPGSKVVTGYLRDAGLQPYLDQLGFNVVGYGCTTCIGNSGPLADEIEAAVAEADLLVTSVLSGNRNFEGRIHPLVKANYLASPTLVVAYALAGTVDFDLNNDSLGKDKDGNDVYLADIWPSQEEVNAAVKATVTPELFRKEYETVFNDNKRWNEIQTSNEAIYAFDSKSTYIQNPPFFEGLSPEPGSVNPLSGLRVVGKFGDSVTTDHISPAGAIGKDTPAGIYLRENGVKPRDFNSYGSRRGNHEAMMRGTFANIRIRNQVAPGTEGGFTTYWPTGDVMAIYDACMKYKADGTGLAVIAGKDYGMGSSRDWAAKGTNLLGIKTVIAESFERIHRSNLALMGVLPLQFKEGENAETLGLTGKEAIAVKIDETVKPRDIVTVTATDEAGNVKEFDVLVRFDSEIEIDYYRHGGILQMVLRNKLKG
- a CDS encoding redoxin domain-containing protein gives rise to the protein MLKKIIASVLLLSLIGIAIVQAMDNEPNNHGKKDSLGGLKIGAKAPNFTLETLDGKQVELADYKGKKVMLNFWATWCPPCKKEMPDMEQYTKQAGDDAIVLAVNIDPENDVRSFVKENKITFTIPLDSNSAKNPVNEQYKVLSIPTTYFIDKKGKISHKVISAMQLKDMERYMNSMQ
- a CDS encoding FbpB family small basic protein, encoding MKKRKRTFEELIKENKRELMMDLKQMERLEERLEKKHMQKAE
- a CDS encoding acid-soluble spore protein N, producing MSNPKKDSKHFRPSHLGTQPREAGSNNGKQMQDKSGKHAQVIQTKGE